Proteins encoded within one genomic window of Bombina bombina isolate aBomBom1 chromosome 1, aBomBom1.pri, whole genome shotgun sequence:
- the TCAP gene encoding telethonin: MLGKQETREGLGAVAELSCQVKEDNTARREHFSAEWTDTSVFSRPEERCSAGDANLWKRETFRQQGKTRFLVQCSPAQVMKMGRLGQRLTQYQLPYQRALPLPIFKPADLTTKMERISTPPTLRGLMEFERALSHPGNDGMCQDKTPVSHITKELPPVMQPARMDFAKPGLMHSFSRSMSQEVQRG; the protein is encoded by the exons ATGTTGGGAAAGCAGGAGACACGTGAAGGGCTGGGAGCTGTGGCTGAGTTGAGTTGCCAAGTGAAAGAAGACAACACAGCTCGGAGGGAGCACTTCTCTGCAGAATGGACAGATACATCCGTCTTCAGCAGACCAGAGGAAAG ATGCAGTGCAGGTGATGCCAACCTGTGGAAGAGGGAGACTTTCCGCCAACAGGGAAAGACACGGTTCCTGGTTCAGTGCTCCCCAGCACAAGTCATGAAGATGGGTCGCCTGGGCCAACGCCTCACCCAGTACCAGTTACCTTACCAGAGGGCACTGCCTCTTCCAATCTTCAAGCCAGCAGACCTCACCACCAAAATGGAGCGTATTTCCACACCACCTACGCTGCGTGGCTTGATGGAGTTCGAGAGAGCACTGAGCCATCCTGGCAATGATGGGATGTGCCAGGACAAGACACCAGTTTCACATATTACCAAGGAGTTGCCACCAGTCATGCAACCAGCACGCATGGACTTTGCCAAACCTGGGCTTATGCACTCTTTCTCCAGGTCTATGTCTCAAGAGGTTCAAAGGGGTTAG